A genomic region of Arachis hypogaea cultivar Tifrunner chromosome 5, arahy.Tifrunner.gnm2.J5K5, whole genome shotgun sequence contains the following coding sequences:
- the LOC112800187 gene encoding AP-4 complex subunit epsilon-like, translated as MEQLKTIGRELAMGSQGGFGQSKEFLDLVKSIGEARSKAEEDRIVLREIETLKRRLLEPDIPKRKMKEYIIRLLYVEMLGHDASFGYIHAVKMTHDDALPLKRTGYLAVTLFLSDDHDLIILIVNTIQKDLRSDNYLVVCAALNAVCKLINDETIPAVLPQVVELLGHSKEAVRKKAVMALHRFYQKSPGAVSHLVSNFRKRLCDNDPGVMGASLCPLFDLVTIDAKSYKDLVSSFVSILKQVAERRLPKSYDYHQMPAPFIQVKLLKILALLGSGDKQASESMYTVLGDIIRKSDSSTNIGNAVLYECICCVASIHPNPKLLESAADVIAKFLKSDSHNLKYMGIDALGRLIKLSPQIAEQHQLAVIDCLEDPDDTLKRKTFELLYKMTKSSNVEVIVDRMVDYMISISDDHYKTYIASRCVELAEQFAPSNHWFIQTMNKVFEHAGDLVNIKVAHNLMRLIAEGFGEDDDATDSQLRSSAVESYLRIIGEPKLPSMFLQVICWVLGEYGTADGKHSASYISGKLCDIAEAYSNDETVKAYAISALMKIYAFEVAAGRKVDMLPECQSFIEELLASHSTDLQQRAYELQAVVGLDAQAVQAILPRDTRCEEIEVDKDLSFLNGYVDQAIEKGAQPYIAEDERNGMGNVSNLRSQDQHESIQHGLRFEAYELPKPPMQSKVDPVSSTDVVPVPEALSYRETHPISSVGSTSEAGSSELKLRLDGVQKKWGRPTYSTPTSSTTNSPSEKPANGASHVDSATASYSKSRDSQNTKKTEIDPEKQKLAASLFGGSSQPERRSSTGHKASRSSGGAADGSRGSKAVEKTIQQPPPPDLLDFSDEPTVTSALPSVDPFKQLEGLLDSSMSSTTNHNAGTATIAPDIMSLYGDSTASQDSLDIFHGLSTEPTGATSGETTVTTLPQSVKGPNAKDALEKDALVRQMGVNPTSQNPNLFRDLLG; from the exons ATGGAGCAGCTGAAAACAATCGGTCGCGAGCTGGCAATGGGTTCGCAAGGCGGATTCGGCCAATCAAAGGAGTTCCTGGATCTGGTAAAATCCATCGGAGAAGCCCGATCCAAGGCCGAAGAAGACCGCATCGTCCTCCGCGAGATCGAAACCCTAAAACGCCGCCTCCTCGAGCCCGATATCCCAAAACGCAAGATGAAGGAGTACATCATACGCCTCCTCTACGTCGAGATGCTTGGCCACGACGCCTCCTTTGGTTACATCCACGCCGTTAAGATGACTCACGACGACGCCTTACCTCTCAAACGCACCGGTTACCTCGCCGTCACGCTTTTCCTCTCCGACGACCACGACCTCATCATCCTCATCGTCAACACAATCCAGAAGGATCTGCGTTCCGATAACTACCTTGTTGTTTGTGCAGCGCTTAACGCCGTCTGCAAGTTGATTAACGACGAGACGATTCCTGCTGTGTTGCCTCAGGTTGTGGAGCTCTTGGGCCACTCTAAGGAGGCCGTTAGGAAGAAGGCCGTTATGGCGTTGCACCGCTTTTACCAGAAGTCACCCGGGGCGGTTTCGCACTTGGTTTCCAATTTTAGGAAGAGGCTGTGCGATAATGATCCTGGTGTCATGGGTGCCTCCCTTTGCCCGCTCTTTGATCTTGTAACCATTGATGCCAAATCTTATAAGGATCTTGTGAGTAGCTTTGTCAGTATCTTGAAGCAGGTTGCTGAAAGGAGGCTTCCTAAGAGCTATGATTATCATCAGATGCCCGCGCCGTTCATTCAG GTTAAGTTGCTAAAGATATTGGCACTGTTGGGGAGTGGGGATAAGCAAGCTAGTGAGAGCATGTATACTGTTCTTGGTGATATTATCAGGAAGAGCGATTCATCGACTAATATTGGGAATGCCGTTCTGTATGAGTGCATTTGTTGTGTGGCTTCCATACACCCCAATCCCAAGTTGTTAGAATCCGCTGCAGATGTTATTGCAAAGTTCTTGAAG AGTGACAGTCATAATCTCAAGTACATGGGCATTGATGCCCTTGGTCGGTTGATAAAGTTGAGTCCGCAGATAGCAGAACAACACCAACTAGCTGTGATTGACTGCTTAGAG GACCCTGATGATACTCTGAAGCGAAAGACTTTTGAATTGCTATATAAAATGACCAAGTCCTCCAATGTCGAAGTGATCGTTGACCGCATGGTTGACTACATGATCAGCATAAGTGATGACCATTATAAAACCTATATAGCATCTCGTTGTGTGGAACTTGCTGAGCAATTTGCTCCAAGTAATCATTGGTTTATACAG ACCATGAATAAAGTTTTTGAGCATGCCGGAGATCTTGTGAACATTAAGGTGGCACATAATCTAATGAGGTTGATTGCTGAAGGGTTTGGAGAGGATGATGATGCTACAGATAGCCAGTTGAGATCATCTGCT GTTGAATCATATTTGCGCATTATTGGAGAGCCAAAGCTTCCATCCATGTTTCTTCAG GTCATCTGTTGGGTTCTGGGTGAGTACGGCACAGCTGATGGAAAACATTCTGCTTCATATATCAGTGGAAAGTTATGTGACATTGCAGAAGCATATTCAAATGATGAAACTGTTAAG GCATATGCAATTTCAGCATTAATGAAAATTTATGCTTTTGAAGTAGCAGCTGGGAGGAAAGTGGATATGCTACCTGAG TGTCAATCTTTTATTGAAGAATTATTAGCATCTCACTCAACAGATTTGCAGCAACGTGCTTATGAATTGCAAGCCGTTGTTGGTTTGGATGCACAAGCTGTTCAAGCAATATTGCCACGAGACACAAGATGTGAAGAAATTGAG GTTGATAAGGACCTTTCTTTCCTCAATGGTTATGTAGATCAAGCAATAGAAAAGGGTGCTCAGCCTTACATTGCTGAGGATGAGCGTAATGGGATGGGTAATGTGAGCAACCTCAGAAGCCAAGACCAACATGAATCGATACAGCATGGTCTGAGATTTGAGGCATATGAACTTCCAAAGCCTCCAATGCAATCAAAAGTTGATCCAGTTTCATCAACAGATGTTGTTCCAGTACCTGAGGCATTATCTTATAGGGAGACCCATCCCATATCATCAGTGGGATCGACATCAGAGGCTGGGTCATCAGAGCTTAAGCTACGTCTTGATGGTGTTCAGAAGAAGTGGGGTAGGCCAACTTATTCAACTCCAACATCATCTACCACGAATTCTCCTTCCGAAAAACCTGCAAATGGTGCTAGCCATGTGGATAGTGCAACAGCTTCCTATTCAAAGTCACGTGATAGTCAGAATACAAAAAAGACAGAGATTGATCCAGAAAAGCAGAAGCTTGCTGCTTCATTGTTTGGTGGATCATCACAACCTGAGAGAAGATCATCCACTGGTCATAAGGCTTCAAGATCTAGTGGTGGTGCTGCAGATGGATCTCGCGGATCTAAAGCTGTGGAGAAAACGATTCAACAACCACCGCCTCCAGATTTGCTCGACTTCAGTGATGAACCAACTGTTACTAGTGCCCTTCCTTCCGTTGATCCCTTCAAGCAATTGGAAGGACTTCTTGACTCAAGCATGAGTTCTACAACAAACCATAATGCAGGTACTGCCACTATTGCACCTGATATTATGTCACTCTATGGAGACAGTACTGCAAGTCAGGATAGTTTAGATATTTTTCATGGGTTGTCGACTGAACCTACTGGGGCTACTAGTGGAGAAACAACTGTGACAACTTTGCCGCAATCTGTGAAGGGTCCAAACGCTAAAGATGCCTTGGAGAAGGATGCATTAGTGAGGCAGATGGGGGTGAACCCTACTAGTCAAAATCCCAACTTGTTCAGGGACTTGCTTGGCTAA